In Citrobacter sp. RHB25-C09, the following proteins share a genomic window:
- the pssA gene encoding CDP-diacylglycerol--serine O-phosphatidyltransferase yields MLSKFKRNKHQQHLAQLPKISQSVDDVDFFYAPANFREILLEKIASAKNRICIVALYLEQDDGGKGILNALYEAKRQRPELDVRVLVDWHRAQRGRIGAAAANTNADWYCRMAHENPGVDVPVYGVPVNTREALGVLHFKGFIIDDSVLYSGASLNDVYLHQHDKYRYDRYQLIRNAQMADIMFEWVTQNLMNGRGVNRLDNTQRPKSPEIKNDIRLYRQELRDASYQFQGNADNEQLSVTPLVGLGKSSLLNKTIFHLMPCAEHKLTICTPYFNLPAILVRNIIQLLREGKKVEIIVGDKTANDFYIPENEPFKIIGALPYLYEINLRRFLSRLQYYVNTDQLVVRLWKDDDNTYHLKGMWVDDKWMLLTGNNLNPRAWRLDLENAILIHDPKQELAPQREKELELIRTNTTIVKHYRDLQSIADYPVKVRKLIRRLRRIRIDRLISRIL; encoded by the coding sequence ATGTTGTCAAAATTTAAGCGTAATAAACATCAACAACACCTTGCCCAACTACCTAAGATTTCTCAATCAGTTGATGATGTCGATTTCTTTTACGCTCCCGCTAATTTCAGGGAGATCTTGCTGGAGAAGATAGCCAGCGCGAAGAACCGTATTTGCATTGTTGCTCTGTATCTGGAGCAAGATGACGGCGGTAAAGGCATTCTGAATGCGCTCTACGAGGCTAAACGGCAACGTCCTGAACTGGATGTTCGCGTTCTTGTCGACTGGCACCGTGCCCAGCGCGGGCGAATTGGCGCTGCGGCTGCCAACACCAATGCTGACTGGTATTGCCGGATGGCGCATGAAAATCCAGGTGTAGACGTCCCCGTTTATGGCGTCCCGGTTAATACTCGGGAAGCCCTCGGCGTATTGCATTTTAAAGGATTCATCATTGACGACAGCGTTCTCTATAGCGGTGCCAGTCTGAATGACGTTTATCTGCATCAGCATGATAAATACCGTTACGATCGGTATCAGCTGATTCGTAATGCGCAAATGGCTGACATCATGTTCGAATGGGTCACGCAGAACCTGATGAACGGCCGGGGCGTTAATCGTCTGGATAATACGCAGCGCCCGAAAAGCCCTGAAATTAAAAACGATATTCGCCTGTATCGTCAGGAGTTACGCGATGCCTCATACCAATTCCAGGGTAACGCTGACAACGAACAGTTGTCCGTAACTCCGCTTGTGGGGCTGGGAAAATCCAGCTTACTGAATAAGACCATTTTCCATCTTATGCCCTGTGCGGAGCATAAGCTCACGATTTGTACCCCCTATTTCAACCTGCCAGCTATTCTTGTGCGGAACATCATTCAGTTGCTTCGCGAAGGGAAGAAGGTTGAGATCATCGTCGGTGATAAAACGGCGAATGATTTTTACATTCCAGAAAATGAACCCTTCAAGATTATCGGCGCACTGCCTTATCTCTATGAAATTAACCTGCGCCGCTTCCTGAGCCGCTTACAGTATTACGTTAATACCGATCAACTGGTCGTTCGTCTGTGGAAAGATGATGACAATACGTACCATCTGAAAGGAATGTGGGTTGATGATAAGTGGATGCTGCTAACCGGGAACAACCTTAACCCGCGAGCGTGGCGCCTGGATCTTGAAAACGCGATCCTGATCCACGATCCTAAGCAGGAACTGGCTCCGCAGAGAGAAAAAGAGCTGGAGCTGATCCGTACCAATACAACAATCGTGAAACATTATCGCGATTTGCAAAGTATTGCCGACTATCCGGTTAAAGTACGCAAACTGATCCGTCGATTACGCCGTATTCGCATTGACAGACTGATCAGCCGCATTCTGTAA
- a CDS encoding YfiM family lipoprotein, with the protein MRITVLLCGFILSGCSHMAQDKWGGQDKAQHFIASAMLSAAGNEYAQHQGLNRDRSAAFGVIFSLSLGASKELWDSRPDGSGWSWKDFAWDVAGATTGYALWQMAHY; encoded by the coding sequence GTGCGCATTACTGTTCTTTTGTGTGGATTCATCCTTTCCGGCTGTAGCCATATGGCGCAGGATAAGTGGGGCGGTCAGGATAAAGCTCAGCATTTTATCGCGTCGGCAATGCTCTCAGCGGCGGGCAATGAATACGCGCAGCATCAGGGGTTGAACCGCGACCGCAGCGCAGCTTTTGGTGTGATATTTTCACTAAGTCTGGGGGCGTCGAAGGAGCTTTGGGACAGCCGCCCCGATGGGAGCGGCTGGAGCTGGAAAGATTTTGCCTGGGATGTGGCAGGTGCGACGACCGGCTACG